A region of the Flavobacteriaceae bacterium MAR_2010_188 genome:
GTGCAATTGTAATTACCCGTACTTGGACCTTTACGGATAGTTGTGATAATTCAAGTTCTGTTAGTCAAATTATAAATGTATCTGACACTAAAGGTCCAACAATTACAACCCAAGCCCAAAACGTTAATATCGTTTGTAGTGCAGATGGTAATGACGGACAGCTTCAAAGATGGTTAGATACTAATGGTGGTGCAATTGCAACCGATAATTGTGATACCGATATTACTTGGACCAACAATTATGGCGATGCAGTTTCTAATTGCTCGGAAGCTATTTTAATAACATTTACTGCAACAGACGATTGTGGAAATAGTTCAACTACTTCTGCTTCATATATGATTTCGGATAATACTCCTCCTGTAATTACAGTTGAAGCAAGTGATAAAACTGTGGAATGTGATGGTAATGGAAATGTTTCTGACCTAGAAAGTTTCTTATCTACCAACGGTGGCGCAACTGCCACTGACGAATGTTCTGCGATTTCTTGGAGCAACAATTTCTCAGCTTTATCTGATGATTGTGGTAAGACCGGAAGTGTAACCGTAATATTTACTGCAACTGATGGTTGTACCAATGTTGCGACAACTTCTGCAACCTTCACGATAGAAGATACAACAGGGCCATCTTTTGAAGTTCCTGCAAGTATTACTCTTTCTTGTGAACAAGATAATACAGACCTTAGTTTAACTGGAAATGCTTCTGCTGCTACCGATTCTTGTTCTGAAGATGTTGCTGTAGATTTTACAGACGCTATTACTCCTGGTTCTTGTGCCGGTAACTACACTATTGTAAGAACATTTGTGGCAGTTGACGATTGCGGGAATGAAACCAAGAAAACTCAAACAATAAACGTTCAAGATATAATCGCTCCATCATTTGATGCACCAAGTTCAATAACAATTGAATGTGATCAAGATGCAACGGATTTAACTTTGACCGGAAATGTTTCAAATAAAGCAGATAATTGTTCAACTACGATTTCATCTAGCTACTCAGATTCTACTGAAGCTGGTGATTGTCCGGGCGAAAGTGTTATAACAAGAACCTTTACTGTAACTGACGAATGCGGAAACGCTTCTACTGCAGTGCAAACAATTACTTTACAAGATTCAAAAGGACCTTCAATCGACACTCCAGCTAAGAGCATTATTTTAGAATGTAGCTCTGAAGAAAATACTGGTGGTCTTCAAGATTGGTTAAATACAAATGGTGGTGCAATTGCTACAGATAATTGCAGCGCTGATATTACTTGGACCAACAATTACGGTGGTGGTGCGACAGATTGTTCAAATTCGGTTGAAGTAATCTTTACCGCGACTGACGAATGTGGAAATAGTTCTACTACTACCGCTACTTATTCTGTACAAGATATTACTCCTCCAACGGTTACGGGAGACACTGCTGAATTTACAGTAGAATGTGATGGATCTGGAAATACTTCAGACTTAGAAACATTCTTATCTTCAAATGGTGGTGCAACTGCAATGGATGACTGTTCTGCAGTAACTTGGGAAAATAATTATACAAATCTTTCTAACCTTTGCGGTAGCACAGGTTCTGCAGCAATCATATTTACTGCAACAGACGGTTGTGGAAACAGTGCAACATTTACCAGAACCTTTACTATTGTAGACGCAACACCTCCTACTATTACAGAAGCATCTAACGTTTCTATGGAATGTGGCCCATCAACAATGGGACAAATGGAAGCTTGGATGGCAAACCGTGGTGGAGCAACAGCTACTGATAGTTGTTCTAACGTAGTATGGACTACCGAGACTAACGGAATGAGCTCTATGTGTGCAAACACTGGGTCTATCACTGCTATATTTACTGCAACTGATGCTTGTGGAAATAAAGTGTCTACGACAGCTACTTTTGAAATAGTTGATACTACTGCTCCAACGTTTACCGTACCTCGTGACACTTCAGTTGAATGTGATCAAGATGCTACAGATTTAAGTTTAACTGGGGACGTAACTAACGAAAACGACAATTGTTCTACTGGTATTGAAGCTACTTATAAAGATGAAACCACGGCTGGAGAATGTCCAAATTCATTAATGATTACTAGAACCTGGACCCTAACGGATTCTTGTGGAAATACAAATACTCAAAAACAGAAAATATCTGTTGTTGATACTACTGCTCCACAATTTACTGTGCCTGGTCCAGCATCTTTAGAATGTAACGAAGACCCAACAGATTTATCTGTAACTGGAGATGTTACTGACGAAAGAGATAATTGCGCAACTGGTATCGAAGCAACTTATAAAGATGAAACGGCTGTCGGTGACTGCCCTGGTTCTATAGAAATTACAAGAACTTGGACTCTAATGGATGCTTGTGGAAACACAAACACTCAAACTCAAATGATTTCAGTTTCTGACACTACTGCTCCAACCTTTACTGCGCCAGCTGCAATCACCATTGAATGTGATGTTAATGTAGATGACGTATCTGTTACTGGAGATGTTACCAACGAAGCAGATAATTGCTCAACTGGTATTGAAGCAACTTATACAGATGAAATCTTGGAAGGTGCTTGTGCAAATAGTTATCAAATCAAGAGAACTTGGACCTTAATGGATGAGTGTGAGAATACCAATACTCAAACACAGCTAATAACAATAGTTGATACTACAGACCCAAGTTTTACCGTACCTGCATCTGCAACTTTAGCTTGCGGTGAGGATGTTACGGACTTAAGTTTAACTGGTGATGTTACCGATGAAGCTGATAATTGCTCAACCGGATTGGAAGCAACTTATACGGATGCTGTAACTAATGGTGATTGTCCTGGAACTTATTCTATAGTAAGAACCTGGACCTTGGTTGATGCTTGTGGAAATTCGACTACTCAAGATCAAGCAATCTCAGTTGCAGATACAACTCCTCCAGCACTAGTTGGCGAGCTTGATGAAACTATCTCTGTCTCCTGTGCCGAAATACCAACTGTACCAGGTCTTCAATTTCAAGATGCTTGTACTGAGAATATAGATGTTCAGTTTAACGAGGTGACTTCAGAAGTTGTTGACAATAAGTACGTAATAACAAGAGAATGGACCGCTACCGATGAATGTAGCAACACTGCTAGATTCACTCAAACCATCAACGTTGATAACTCGCCTACAACAATTGAAGCTGCAAATATTCAACAGTGTATTACTGATGTCACCTTCGATTTATTCGATATGATTGACTCTTCAATCCCAACGGGAGGTACTTTTGAAATTACAAGTAGTACTAGTACTGGTGGTGTTTTAGACGGAAGTAATCTAGACCCAAGAACTTTTGGAATGGGTGATTATGAAATCACTTACTCCGTAACTGTCGATGGCGCATGCCCAACTGATTACATCATTAACTTGAACATCAATAAAGATTGCGTAGTATTACCTCCACCAATCGACGAATGTGTACCTACAATCGGACAGGCTGTTACTCCTAACGGTGACGGTATAAACGATTTCTTTACGGTAGACGTTGATATATCATGTGGATTTACAGTAGAGTTAACCATCTTCAACAGATGGGGTGCTAAAATCTATGAGAACAACAGCTATAAAGGAAATTGGGGAGCAGAAGCTTCTGATGCCTCAATCGGTGGAGCAAACACTGTTCCTACAGGAACCTACTATTATATAATCAACCTCAAGAACAGCGATTATCCTCCATTTTCAGGACCGATCTATGTTGGAACCAAATAAATTTTAACCTATGAAGTTTGTAAAGTTTAACTTAATTGCCGCTTTTATACTGTTCAATTGCTGGCAAGGTGTCGCCCAACAGCTGCCCCAATTTACACAGTATATGTACAACACAATCTCGATAAACCCAGCTTATGCAGGTAGTAGAGAAACGCTTAGTGTTGTTGGAATGCACAGAAGTCAGTGGGTCGGTCTAGAAGGAGCACCTTCTACTCAAACCTTATCGATACACGCCCCGATGAGAAATGAAAGAGTCGGTCTTGGATTGTCCTTTATAAAGGATGAACTTGGCTACCAAGAGTTTTCATATCTATACGGAGACTTTTCATACACCATCCCAACGGGACAAAATTCTAAATTGGCTTTTGGTCTGAAAGCAGGATTTACAAGTTTCGCACTTGATTCTGATTTCCAAAATGCTAATTCTGATGACCCTCAAATCTTTGGATTTGAAAATCGTTGGAAACCCAACATCGGTGCCGGAGTTTACTGGCACAGTCAAAGATGGTACTTAGGTCTTTCGGCTCCAAGAATTTTGAATACCGATTATAATGGTGCTCAAGAATTCGAAGCCCTAGAAAGAGTTAGTTACTACTTAACCGGTGGATTGGTATTTGATTTAAGTGAAGATATTAAGTTTAAACCGGCGGCATTATTAAAAGCTACCAATGGAGCTCCATTATCATTTGATCTTACCGCTAACTTCCTATTCAATGAAAAATTATGGCTAGGTGGTGGATACAGATTTGATGAACGAGCTGGTGAAGTTGCTGGTATGGCAGACTTTCAAATCTCTAGACAATTAAGAGTTGGTTACGCTTACGGTTACCCAATTTCAGATTTAAGACCTTATACCAGTGGTACACATGAAGTATTGCTAATGTTCGAAATATTCAAAGAAAAACGTGTTAAATCGCCTCGATACTTCTAAAAACTAAACCTATGAAAACAAGATTATTTATACTACTTTTTGCCTTAGGAAGTCTATCGATGATAGGTCAGACTAAGTTGGCAGATAAGTTTTTTGACAGATTCGGTTATATAAAAGCAAGTGAACTATATGAAGAAGCAGTAAAAGATGGAGACAGTAGTTTCCATGTTCTTACAAGATTAGGAGATTGTTATTACAACAATTCAAAATCTGAAGATGCTTTAAAATGGTATTCTGCAGCTGCAAATAAATATCAAAATCTTCCGCCTGACTATATGTTTAAATACATACAAACTTTAAAAAGTGTCGGCAAATATGAAGAAGCAGATGTTTGGACAGCTAAATTGATCGATATCAGCAGTGATGTTTCTAAAGTTGAAGATTACGATGATTCCAATATGGATATGTACCGTAAGCTTCAAGAAAAAGATGATTCTCGAATTGTAGATGTTGAAAGTTTACCTTTTAATTCACCTAATTCAGATTTTGGAGCATACGTCCGTGGAAATCAATTGATTTTTGCTTCTGGAAGAGTAAAAGAAGATGACAAAAAGAATAAATTATATTCTTGGAACGAAGAACCATTTTTAGATATCTATACTCTAGATGTATCTGATAAAGACGGAGTCTCAGAATATGGCGAACCCGATTTGATCAATGGTGATGACCTTAATACTGAATATCACGAAGCAACTGTGGCGATTTCTAAGGATGGTAACACAATGTACTTTACACGTGATAATATGCGTGGCAAAAAGAGATTGGATTATGATAGAAAAGGTACATCTCACTTAAAAATTTACAAGGCAACTTTAAACGATACTGTTTGGAATGACATTGCAGAACTTCCTTTTAACGGAGAGAAATTTTCAACTGGTCATCCTGCGCTAAGCCCAGATGGCAAAACATTATATTTTGTATCAGATAGAGATGGTGGACTTGGTAGCACCGATATTTATTCAGTGGCAATAAATGACGACGGCACTTACGGTGCGGTAACCAATGCTGGTGAAAAAATTAACACTCCGGGTCGTGAAATGTTCCCTTTTATTAGCAAGGATTCCACGTTCTATTTTTCATCCGATGGACATTTCAACCTTGGATTATTAGACATCTTTAAAACAGATATATTAAAGGATAGTAATGCTGAAGCAACCAACTTAGGAGAACCCTACAATAGTGGCTACGATGATTTTGCATTTTTCGTGACCGATAAGGAACAAGGATATTTCTCTTCTAACCGTCCAGGCGGAAAAGGAAGTGATGACATCTACAGTTTCTATTCTTATGAATGTCAACAAAAAATCAACGGTATTGCTCGAGATAAGCAAACCAATGATATTCTTGCCGGAGTTTTAGTTCGTTTAATTGATGAAACCGGAAAAGTGGTTAAAGAATATACAACCAAAGAAGATGGTTCTTATGAATTCGACGTAGACTGTAATAAAAAATATACAGTAGTTGGTACCAAAGATGACTATAAAGAAGATATGAAGGAAGTTGTTACCGACAGCGAAAATGGAAAAGTAAATAAGGCCGATCTATATTTAGAGCCGTTGGTAATAAGCGACCAGATTGTGATAAATCCTATTTTCTTTGATTTTGATAAATGGGATATCAGAACAGATGCTCAATATGAACTCGAGAACATCGTAGACGTACTTAGAGCGCATCCTAATATGGTTATTAAGATTGAATCGCATACCGATAGTAGAGGTAGCGATAAGTACAACGAAAAACTTTCTGATCGTAGAGCCAAATCAACTAGAGACTACATAATCTCTAGAGGAATCGACGCTAACAGAATTGAAAGTGCAATAGGATACGGTGAGTATAAATTGCTGAATGAATGTGCTGATGGCGTAAAATGTACTAAAGAACAGCACCAAGTAAACAGAAGATCATATTTCTACATACTAAAAGATTAAATCGACCCTCAATTTAATTTGAAAAAGCAGACCTAAATGGTCTGCTTTTTTTATGCAATAGTTTGAGGATTTTATTCGAATTAAGGTTGTCGCTTTTGTATTTTGCCAACTAGAGAATCAGGTATTATTTAATTCGATTCTTACTAACGCACGGGAAATAGTAACAACTGCATCAAACGCGCTAACAATCCACATTGATATAACCTGCATGTCGAGAAAGTTTAATCCACTTTTTGAACTGATGTGCGTCTGAAGTTATGTGTTGAAATATACCGTCCTTAGTCTGAAGAGATTAAAAGAGCCTAAACTAAGAGCTTTATAAAGAGGCCTACTACGACGAAGCTTTAAACCTTGTATCAGCGAACGATTTAAGTTAAAGAATCCAGAAAGACACTCTAAAAGGTTTGAGGCTTCATTCATTTCTGATATTTAAAAGATAGATACTTAATCAAAATTCCAAAAGGTGACATGGTAACCGATTTCATTTTTAATGAGGCAGTTTACATCTGAAAATATTAATCATCAGAAATTGATATTGCAAATGAATGAGGATTTTATACAACAGTTTTAGATGATATTAAATCACAGTGAACTGGGTAATTGACTTTATTCCAAAAAAAAAACCGCGCTGATGGGCGCGGAATTTTCCTTTCAAAAAAATAACTATTATTAATCAACTATAATCATGCTTGCTATTAATCACTATGTATATTATCGTTTGATGAACATATTCGTAAAAAACCAACGTCCTTCAGTATTTTTTTCTGCAGAAATATCAAATTCTGTATAATCACCTACCAATTGCGCCTGATGTCCAGGACTTGCAATCCATGCGTCTACCACTGCACGCGCTGAACTATATCCGTACCCAACATTTTCTGAAACAGATTCAGCTTTTTCATGTTCCATTAACATATCTCTTCTTTCGAAAAAATTTTCGTGAGATACGTCGTTAGTAGTTACCATATAATCTGTGTGGGTAAATGCTACCGATTTTACTACCGTATTTTGCCTCATTGGATTTAAGCCATTCTCTATTCTATATGCATTGATCATTTCAAGAATTTCGATTTCAATTTGCTTTGTTGCCGGAGCTTGTGGTAAAGCCAATTGTTCAAAGTCGTCCTGAGGGATTTCCTCAGTAGAACAAGAGAAGGTTAACATGGCTAGTAAAGCCACCATAGGTAGGTAGATTTGAGGCTTCATAAATAGGTTATTTAGATTTGGTTTAGCTAAAATGAGGAACCTATCCTGAAGTATATGTTAAAGAAATGTTAATATCGATGAAGTGCGTGTCGTTTGTCGATTTTATATGTAAAACATCGATGAAATGCATAAAGTTTTCTAAAAATCGAGTAATACGTCGGAAATAAACGTAGGTTAATCGGTAAGCGTGATTTTCAATTTTGGGCTAGGGAGCCAAGCGGTCCATCTTCCAATTTTGTGCATCTTTTAATGAATATCTGATTCTGTCGTGTAGCCTATTTGCCCTCCCCTGCCAGAATTCAAATTCTATTGGAGAAATGATATAGCCACCCCAATCTTTCGGTTTCGGAACCGTTTTATCAGAATATTCATCTTCGAGTTGATGAAGTTTAGTTTCTAAGATATCGCGACTTTCAATAACTTCACTTTGATTTGAAACTGCAGCACCAAGCTGACTTCCTTTTGGTCGGGAATGAAAATATTCTTCGCTTTGGGATTCAGGAACTTTCTTCACCGTTCCCTTTATAATTACCTGTCGTTCTGCTTCGGACCAAAAAAATGAGATACAAACATGATTGTTTTGCTCGATTGCCTTGCCTTTTTGGCTACCGTAATTTGTATAGAAAACAAAACCTTCCTCATTAAATTCCTTTAACAGCACTACTCTATTCCGAGGAAACCCATCAATTCCAAATGTAGAAAGGGTCATTGCGTTTGCTTCACTTTTAGAATCAGAACCATCTACTTCATCAAACCATTTTCTAAATGCTTCAATAGGATTTTTATCCATCGTAGCTTTTGTTAGCTCGGACTTCTCATAGGACTTTCTGTAATTACTTAAATCTTTTTTCATGTTTCATCTATTCTTCAATTAAAGGTAAATGATTTACCATCTGCTGCCAATTCTGTATTTTCAAATATCTCTTGGGCTTCTAACGCAAATTCTTCGAGGTCATCATATCGAGTAGAAAAGTGACCAAGAATAAGAAGTTTCGCCTCTGCTACTCGGGCAATCTGTGCAGCTTGTTTCGCAGTGCTGTGTTTAGTTGACTCGGCCAGATTACTGTTTTTCTCTAAAAAGGTAGATTCATGATATAAAACATCAACCGATTTTATCTGATCACAAATCGTGGGCATGTAGCCGGTGTCACTGCAGAACGCATAAGATTTGGTGGGATTTGGTTCTGAAGTTACCATGTCATTTTTTATCATCTCCCCATTTCTATTCGGAACATCATCACCAATTTTTAATTTTCTGAAATAAGGCATTTCAATTTCCATATCTACCGCTTTACGATAATCTAACTTACGTTCGCCGGGTTTCTCTCGAAATAAAAAACCATTGGTATAAACTCTATGGTTTAGCGGAATTGTATTTACGGTTAGAGTTTCATCCTCAAAAATCAATTCGGGAATTTTCTGATCAAGAATGTGAAATCGAAGGTCATATGCTGTCCAAGAGTTCGCTAGTTTAACTTGAAGAGTTATCACTTCCTTTAATCCTTTAGGACCATAAATGTGTAGTTCGTCCTTTCTACTAAGGAGTTGAAATGTAGATATTAAACCAATAAGACCAAAGTAATGGTCACCGTGCAAGTGTGAGATGAAAATATGCTTTATCCGGCTAAACTTAATTTTATTTCGCCTCAGTTCAACTTGGGTTCCTTCACCGCAATCGATAAGAAAAATATGGTTTCTGATTTCTAGGACTTGGGAAGTCGGATTTCTGTGTGTCCGTGGTGTAGCACTATGGCATCCTAGAATCGTTAATTTCATTTATGAAAGATTCAAAACCCTAAATCTCTTTCGATTTCTTCCATTTCTATAATATCATTTGCCTCATGCAAAGTAGGAACTACCAGAAGTTCATTTGGCATTTCAGTTAAATTCACCTTATCGCAAACAATTACGAAAGAAAGTTTTTTAGACCTATGTCTGTTTGAAATTTCTAGAAATTCTAATATATCTTGAAAAGAAACCTGGTCTAAGGCAGAAAGATTTATGACCAAATTATCATGTTGAAATTTATTGTAATCATTATCGATTTTCTTGATGAGTTCTATAATCGACTTTTTTTCTTGAGTGATAATGGTAACATTACCATCTTTATCTATAATCATATGTTTAGTGTTTAATTTTTGATGCTAACAGGTAGATGACGGCCATCCTAATTGCCACACCATTTTGTACTTGTTCTAGTATAATGGCTTGTTTGGAATCGGCAACATCACTTGTGATTTCTACCCCACGATTAATTGGTCCTGGGTGCATAATCACAATTTCTTTTTTTAATGAATCAAGCAGTGCTTTATTAACTCCATACTGCTTAGTGTATTCTCTGGTGCTCGGAAAGTAGCTCATATCCATCCGCTCGTTTTGAACTCGGAGCATATTGGCAACATCGCACCATTCAAGAGCTTTCCTCAGGTCGGTTTCAACCTTAACCCCTAAGGATTCTATATGTTTTGGAAGCAACGTCTTTGGACCGCATACTTTTATTTCAGCACCTTGTAATTTTAAAGCGAAGATGTTAGATAGCGCTACCCTACTATGAAGAATATCACCAACAATAACAATTTTTTTTCCTTTTACAGTCCCTAACTTTTCTTTGATCGAGTAAGAATCTAATAGAGCTTGTGTTGGGTGCTCGTGCGCACCATCTCCTGCGTTAATAATGCTTGCCTTAACATTCTTGGAGAGAAAGACACTAGCGCCGGGATATGGATGCCTCATCACGACCATATCTACCTTCATGGATAGAATATTCTGTACAGTATCTATAAGGGTTTCGCCTTTTGTAACCGAAGACTGTGATGCCGAAAAATTAATGATATCGGCCGAAAGTCTTTTCTCGGCAAGTTCAAAAGATAATTTTGTGCGGGTAGAATTTTCGAAAAAGAGATTTGCAATAGTAATATCGCGCAGTGAGGGAACTTTTTTGATAGGACGATTAATAACTTCCTTAAAATGGTCGGCAGTTTCAAAGATTAAATCAATATCCTTTTTATTAAGATATTTTATTCCCAATAAGTGGTTAACACTTAATTCGCTCATTCCTTATCGTATCTATTCTTTATTTTTATTATTCATTCTATATACTTACTCAACTTTAAACAATAAATCACACTACTAGCATTCGCTCGCTATATAGTTCTTTAACTAACTAAATAGACTGCATCTTCTCCATCATTTTCCTTCCAATGCACTTTCACTTTTTCTTCATTAATTGCGTCTACCTGTCTACCTCTATAATTAGGCTGAATCGGTAAGTGACGGCTAAATCGTCTATCGATTAAGGTCAAAAGTTCTATCTCATTAGGTCGTCCAAACGATTGTATCGCGGTCAGAGCTGCCCTAATACTTCTTCCTGTATAGAGTACATCATCAATAAAGACAATATTCTTATCCTCAACCAAAAAATCGATTTCTGTGGAATTTGCTTCGAGCGGTTTTTCCCCTCTTCTAAAATCATCCCTGAAAAATGTAATATCTAGAAGGCCGAGCTTAATATCATTTTTCTTGTATTCATCCTTAAGCATTTTCGCCAAACGATTTGCAAGAAATTTTCCTCTCGGTTGAAGACCGATAAGAACAGTATTGGTAAAATTGTTATGGTTTTCGATTAATTGACAAGCCAGTCGATGAAGAATGATGTTTACCTCTTTGGAATTAAGTAAAACTTTTTGACTCATATTACGTCCAAACGTGTTTGGAGAACAAAGTTACATTAATTTATTCTAGCTTACAATTTCAACATAATGTTTAAATTGATAATTTATTTTGTTCAGAATTTAGGCCACCTCCATTCTTGATGCTTGTTTTATTACTTAAATTTCATCATTTTAAGACCAAAAAAAAGCCTTCAATTTCTTGAAGGCTTTTGATTGTGAAAAAGTAGAAAAATTATTTACTCTTTTTCCCGTCCATTTTATCCTTAAGTGCTTGCAATTGATCGTTAGCATCTCCTAAAGTAGGTTTTGCTTCAGCTGCAGCAGCTTCCTGTTTCTTGACAGCGGCTCTTACATTGGCTGCTTCTTCTTCTCTGAAGACTGCAGTATGCGATGCAACTACTCTCTTAAACTCCTTGTTAAACTCAATAATCTTGAATTCTGCTTCATCACCTTTCTTAAGTTTGCTTCCATCTTCTTTTTCTAGATGTCTAGCAGGAACAAAAGCAACGATGTCTTCGTTAAAGTCTACAGTAGCACCTTTATCAACTAATTCTGATATGGTTGCAGTGTGAGATGTACCAAGTGCGAAGTCAGTTTCATATTTATCCCAAGGGTTGTTAGTTGTTTGTTTATGACCTAAACTTAGTTTACGTCCTTCTACATCCAATTCTAGCACAACCACTTCAAGTTTATCCCCAACATTACAGAACTCACTTGGGTGTTTAATTTTCTTAGTCCAAGAAAGGTCTGAAATATAAATAAGACCGTCAATTCCTTCTTCTAATTCAACAAAAACTCCGAAGTTTGTAAAGTTTCTAACAATACCTGTGTGCTTAGAGCCAACAGGATATTTTTTAGTGATATCGGTCCATGGGTCTGGTGTCAATTGCTTGATACCTAATGACATTTTACGATCTTCTCTGTCTAATGTTAAGATAACTGCGTTTACTTCGTCTCCAACGGAAACGAAATCTTGAGCTGATCTTAAATGGGTAGACCAAGACATTTCACTAACGTGAATAAGTCCTTCTACTCCTTCTTCAACTTCAACAAAAGCACCGTAATCTGCTATGACTACAACCTTACCTTTAACTTTATCGCCAATCTTCACATCGTCAGCTAAAGCTTCCCATGGATGTTTGCTCAATTGTTTAAGACCTAATTGTATTCTAGATTTATCTTCATCAAAATCTAATATAACAACGTTCAGTTTTTGGTCAAGGTCAACGATTTCGTTAGGATGATTAATACGAGACCAAGAAAGATCTGTAATATGTACAAGTCCATCTACGCCACCTAGATCGATAAAGACACCATAAGAAGTAATGTTCTTCACAATACCTTCTAATACTTGTCCTTTTTCTAACTGACCAATGATTTCTTTTTTCTGTTCTTCGATATCTGCTTCGATAAGCGCTTTATGCGATACAACGATATTCTTAAATTCGTGATTGATCTTAACAACCTTAAATTCCATCGTTTTGTTTACATAAGCATCGTAATCTCTAATAGGCTTAACGTCGATTTGAGAACCTGGCAAGAACGCTTCGATACCGAATACGTCTACGATCATACCACCTTTAGTTCTACATTTAACGAAACCATT
Encoded here:
- a CDS encoding gliding motility-associated C-terminal domain-containing protein, which encodes MKTITNPSNLKLCLFILLLSVQGVLHAQVKSPLSGALISSSTLADNCSAGDLKVTELYLGDISGNPITASCEPGTPQTAYIYARFLAVTNADRYSLNISYDLILNDDTANILSVEDCLYEKQRIPVENDLRVQAINYKCGDRIELRNFYIRWQPSAGKGCNDAYSPSKCFFSAPGFTVNAPLVANFTYYNPCNIYNVVFTDKTSGGEVGQYNPSTQVEEPVAYKTHTWNFGDGTTTVLNNKFDGSTSHTYAAPGTYTVTLTVEDKNLANPSQPGNIDSQQYEVTVYGQLTGLTLAKTTVECEGNNTGMITASGVSGGTGTYTYSISPQPAGLVQNNNVFSNLPTGTYNVIATDSRNCTTNLSVSITASDVTAPTITAPSTKTVEGCNTGDILNGGKTSLVYSTTATEITTTQFTNEGGTYTEANVQIITYQDSSTGTCPTVVTRTFTITDKCGKSATATQTINIDDTTKPVFTVPADKTISCEESTLPSNTGNATNLSDNCSTSLTATYTDVVTPGSCLNASLITRTWSLTDDCGNNETKVQKINVEDKTPPTFDAPADITVSCEVDNKDLNITGKPKNTNDACSVKVYITTVDKITAGDCAGNYVIIRTFKITDECGNSSTKDQKITVTDSKGPTFDLPINVSVSCDKNVTDLSVTGNISNVKDNCSTIASQNYVDVITNGNCAGNYTIARTFTVKDACGNETKKTQTITVTDNEGPEFDLPINVTISCEQDNTNLTLTGNITNVTDNCSAITSQTYSDVKTPGTCEGSYTIARTFIVSDACGNDTRKTQTITVEDNTAPVAPSAPATQKYECIADVPAAGSLTATDNCEGSITITGVDSVNDSDSCAIVITRTWTFTDSCDNSSSVSQIINVSDTKGPTITTQAQNVNIVCSADGNDGQLQRWLDTNGGAIATDNCDTDITWTNNYGDAVSNCSEAILITFTATDDCGNSSTTSASYMISDNTPPVITVEASDKTVECDGNGNVSDLESFLSTNGGATATDECSAISWSNNFSALSDDCGKTGSVTVIFTATDGCTNVATTSATFTIEDTTGPSFEVPASITLSCEQDNTDLSLTGNASAATDSCSEDVAVDFTDAITPGSCAGNYTIVRTFVAVDDCGNETKKTQTINVQDIIAPSFDAPSSITIECDQDATDLTLTGNVSNKADNCSTTISSSYSDSTEAGDCPGESVITRTFTVTDECGNASTAVQTITLQDSKGPSIDTPAKSIILECSSEENTGGLQDWLNTNGGAIATDNCSADITWTNNYGGGATDCSNSVEVIFTATDECGNSSTTTATYSVQDITPPTVTGDTAEFTVECDGSGNTSDLETFLSSNGGATAMDDCSAVTWENNYTNLSNLCGSTGSAAIIFTATDGCGNSATFTRTFTIVDATPPTITEASNVSMECGPSTMGQMEAWMANRGGATATDSCSNVVWTTETNGMSSMCANTGSITAIFTATDACGNKVSTTATFEIVDTTAPTFTVPRDTSVECDQDATDLSLTGDVTNENDNCSTGIEATYKDETTAGECPNSLMITRTWTLTDSCGNTNTQKQKISVVDTTAPQFTVPGPASLECNEDPTDLSVTGDVTDERDNCATGIEATYKDETAVGDCPGSIEITRTWTLMDACGNTNTQTQMISVSDTTAPTFTAPAAITIECDVNVDDVSVTGDVTNEADNCSTGIEATYTDEILEGACANSYQIKRTWTLMDECENTNTQTQLITIVDTTDPSFTVPASATLACGEDVTDLSLTGDVTDEADNCSTGLEATYTDAVTNGDCPGTYSIVRTWTLVDACGNSTTQDQAISVADTTPPALVGELDETISVSCAEIPTVPGLQFQDACTENIDVQFNEVTSEVVDNKYVITREWTATDECSNTARFTQTINVDNSPTTIEAANIQQCITDVTFDLFDMIDSSIPTGGTFEITSSTSTGGVLDGSNLDPRTFGMGDYEITYSVTVDGACPTDYIINLNINKDCVVLPPPIDECVPTIGQAVTPNGDGINDFFTVDVDISCGFTVELTIFNRWGAKIYENNSYKGNWGAEASDASIGGANTVPTGTYYYIINLKNSDYPPFSGPIYVGTK
- a CDS encoding type IX secretion system membrane protein, PorP/SprF family, encoding MKFVKFNLIAAFILFNCWQGVAQQLPQFTQYMYNTISINPAYAGSRETLSVVGMHRSQWVGLEGAPSTQTLSIHAPMRNERVGLGLSFIKDELGYQEFSYLYGDFSYTIPTGQNSKLAFGLKAGFTSFALDSDFQNANSDDPQIFGFENRWKPNIGAGVYWHSQRWYLGLSAPRILNTDYNGAQEFEALERVSYYLTGGLVFDLSEDIKFKPAALLKATNGAPLSFDLTANFLFNEKLWLGGGYRFDERAGEVAGMADFQISRQLRVGYAYGYPISDLRPYTSGTHEVLLMFEIFKEKRVKSPRYF